A stretch of Arachis hypogaea cultivar Tifrunner chromosome 15, arahy.Tifrunner.gnm2.J5K5, whole genome shotgun sequence DNA encodes these proteins:
- the LOC112748518 gene encoding uncharacterized protein, with product MIARMAEDDAAVKQAQTDKKLEAYQEEVRSNLNNQGAAITKLEAQFGYLSKQIPMFTNAFSSDTITNPRGKCKAITLRSGKMVKEASSSHNLQGEEADKNLEIKEEEEIYTPTPPKEVLKPYVPKVPCPQRLGKDGKDSQFSRVLEIFKRLQINIPFVKALEQMPLYVKFLKELMTKKRNWREKETVVLTEECSANIQKKLIQTIKDPRSFQIPCIIGDISIEKALCDLGSSINLMSLAMMKRMRIEEAKPTRMALQLADRTFKFLHGVVEDLLVKDDHEEETPTPAGLEQAASQQEEPQQIQAADTEIPI from the exons ATGATTGCAAGGATGGCAGAAGATGATGCTGCAGTGAAACAAGCACAAACTGACAAGAAGTTGGAAGCATATCAAGAAGAAGTCAGATCCAATTTAAACAACCAAGGAGCAGCAATCACAAAATTGGAAGCACAATTTGGATATCTATCCAAGCAAATACCCATGTTTACAAATGCATTTTCCAGTGATACCATAACCAATCCAAGGGGgaaatgcaaggccatcacattaagaagtgggaaaatggTGAAGGAGGCATCTTCAAGCCACAACCTACAAGGGGAAGAGGCTGACAAGAACTTAGAAatcaaagaggaagaagagatatATACTCCTACCCCACCAAAGGAAGTCTTGAAGCCCTATGTACCAAAAGTACCCTGCCCACAGAGGCTAGGAAAAGATGGAAAGGACAGCCAGTTTTCTAGggtcttggagattttcaagaggCTCCAAATCAATATCCCTTTTGTTAaagcattagagcaaatgccactctatgttAAGTTTCTAAAGGAGCTCATGACCAAGAAAAGGAACTGGAGAGAAAAGGAAACTGTAGTGCTTACAGAGGAATGCAGTGCCAACATACAAAAGAAGCTTATCCAAACGATAAAAGATCCTAGAAGCTTTCAAATCCCATGCATCATAGGAGACATTAGCATTGAGAAAGCATTGTGTGATTTGGGTTCTAGCATCAACCTTATGTCCTTGGCCATGATGAAGAGAATGAGAATTGAAGAGGcaaagccaacaagaatggcacttcaACTAGCAGATAGAACATTCAAGTTCCTCCATGGAGTAGTGGAGGACTTGTTGGTTAAG GACGATCACGAGGAAGAGACACCCACCCCGGCGGGACTAGAGCAGGCTGCGTCACAGCAGGAGGAGCCACAGCAGATTCAGGCCGCCGATACAGAGATTCCTATCTAG